The proteins below are encoded in one region of Borrelia duttonii Ly:
- the mraY gene encoding phospho-N-acetylmuramoyl-pentapeptide-transferase, which translates to MFCFLGLRLLKYITFRTAYATIFAFLLALIFGPFIISRLKKLKLDQILRKDGPKRHLSEKMGIPTMGGVLIFFCVLVSLFFWIHFFNIYFLIVLFVMVSFACLGFTDDLLKIKRKNSDGLNPKFKIYGQILFSFISVVMLYYFGGEHVSILYFPFFKSLKLDLGILYIPFGMFVLISASNSFNLTDGLDGLAIGLSIVVIGALIIIAYLTSRVDFALYLNIPNVKGCEELVIFLGALLGGSFGFLWFNAYPAKIMMGDTGSLSIGAVLGMVALILKSEILFAILAGVFVVETLSVIIQVVVYKKTKKRVFKMAPLHHHFEELGWSEMQVVIRFWIIGLIFAILALSTIKIR; encoded by the coding sequence ATGTTTTGTTTTTTAGGACTTAGATTATTGAAATATATTACTTTTAGAACCGCTTATGCTACTATTTTTGCATTTTTGCTTGCTTTAATTTTTGGTCCATTTATTATCTCAAGGCTTAAGAAATTAAAATTGGATCAAATTTTAAGAAAGGATGGACCAAAACGCCATTTAAGTGAAAAAATGGGAATTCCTACTATGGGTGGTGTTCTTATTTTTTTTTGTGTTTTAGTTTCTTTATTTTTTTGGATTCATTTTTTTAATATTTATTTTTTAATTGTACTGTTTGTTATGGTTAGTTTTGCGTGTTTGGGATTTACAGATGATTTGCTTAAAATAAAAAGGAAAAATTCGGATGGACTTAATCCTAAATTTAAGATTTATGGGCAAATATTATTTTCTTTTATTTCAGTTGTTATGCTTTACTATTTTGGTGGAGAACATGTTAGTATACTTTATTTTCCATTTTTCAAATCTCTCAAATTAGATTTGGGAATTTTATATATTCCATTTGGGATGTTTGTTCTGATATCTGCATCTAATTCTTTTAATTTAACAGATGGGCTTGATGGACTTGCTATTGGACTTAGTATTGTTGTAATAGGTGCTTTAATAATAATTGCATATCTTACAAGTAGAGTTGATTTTGCATTGTATTTAAATATTCCAAATGTTAAAGGTTGTGAAGAACTTGTAATATTTCTTGGGGCTTTGCTTGGTGGTAGTTTTGGATTTTTGTGGTTTAATGCATATCCTGCTAAAATAATGATGGGTGATACTGGTAGTCTTTCAATAGGTGCAGTACTTGGAATGGTAGCTTTGATTTTAAAGAGTGAAATTCTTTTTGCAATCCTTGCAGGAGTTTTTGTTGTAGAAACTTTATCTGTAATTATTCAAGTTGTGGTTTATAAGAAAACCAAAAAAAGGGTATTTAAAATGGCGCCACTTCATCATCATTTTGAGGAGCTTGGGTGGTCTGAAATGCAGGTTGTTATTAGATTTTGGATCATAGGTTTAATATTTGCTATACTTGCTTTAAGTACTATTAAGATTAGATAA
- the hslV gene encoding ATP-dependent protease subunit HslV, which produces MNFKGTTVIAIRRAGKTVVAADGQVTFGYTVLKSNAVKIRKLVNGKILAGFAGSTSDAITLFEKFEEKVKSREDGIIDIKRAAVDLAKDWRSDKILHKLEAMMLVADSDNILLISGTGDVVEPEEDVISIGSGGNYAYSAALAYMENKKLSAADIAFKALKIAARVCIYTNSNIVLEEIG; this is translated from the coding sequence GTGAATTTTAAAGGAACCACAGTTATTGCAATAAGAAGGGCAGGAAAGACTGTAGTAGCAGCAGATGGGCAGGTGACTTTTGGATATACTGTTTTAAAATCTAATGCTGTAAAAATAAGAAAGTTGGTTAATGGAAAGATTTTGGCAGGATTTGCAGGTTCGACTTCTGATGCTATTACTCTTTTTGAGAAATTTGAGGAAAAGGTGAAGTCTAGAGAAGATGGAATTATTGATATTAAGAGAGCCGCTGTGGATCTTGCAAAAGATTGGAGATCTGATAAAATACTGCATAAACTTGAGGCAATGATGCTTGTTGCTGATTCTGATAATATTTTATTAATTTCAGGTACTGGAGATGTTGTTGAGCCTGAAGAGGATGTAATTTCCATTGGTAGTGGTGGAAATTATGCATACTCAGCAGCTCTTGCTTACATGGAAAATAAAAAATTAAGTGCTGCTGATATTGCTTTTAAAGCTTTAAAGATAGCAGCAAGAGTTTGTATATATACAAATTCAAATATTGTGCTTGAGGAGATTGGTTGA
- the flgB gene encoding flagellar basal body rod protein FlgB, producing the protein MDIFQRSVDLTHRYLDVLGLRQSVVADNIANVDTPNFKRSKVTFEAELERAILNEKTNNLSLIRGNNKHLDGFKELGYLDVKPQRMLDHLSTLNNNGNNVDIDSEMKSLVQNQMMYGLFTNIQAHHFKSVNIVIK; encoded by the coding sequence TTGGATATTTTTCAAAGATCAGTAGATTTGACACATAGGTATTTAGATGTTCTTGGGTTAAGACAAAGTGTAGTGGCTGATAATATTGCAAATGTGGATACTCCGAATTTTAAGAGAAGTAAGGTTACTTTTGAGGCTGAGCTTGAGAGAGCAATTTTGAATGAAAAGACAAATAATTTGTCTTTGATTAGAGGTAATAATAAACATTTAGATGGTTTTAAAGAGTTAGGATATTTAGATGTTAAACCTCAAAGAATGCTTGATCATCTCTCAACATTGAATAATAATGGCAATAATGTTGATATTGATTCTGAAATGAAAAGTCTTGTTCAGAACCAAATGATGTATGGATTATTTACAAATATTCAAGCTCATCATTTTAAAAGTGTAAATATTGTAATAAAATAA
- the ftsW gene encoding putative lipid II flippase FtsW encodes MFVEKTSLRKCYFLVLFSLISYGLIVFYTSSFFLSLELTGDPNFLFLMRLKYLVLSLIVFFIFDKISLDFLKKIVFVILCITFALVLATFFSPSVSGAQRWIFFKGISIQPSEIFKVSFTIYLANYLSKFKLKANNYISYWLKPMLIFGIFWLLIILQNDYSTAIYFAILFFIVLFIAGMSLGYIFAILFTFIPIAMLFLLFEPYRVARIFAFLNPYDDPLGKGYQIISSLNALKSGGLLGKGLGMGEMKLGRLPEANSDFIFSVLGEELGFFGIFFAIVLFFLFFYFGYFVAIHAKTKFKFFLAFISSLAIFLQSIMNILIAIGLLPPTGINLPFFSSGGSSIVVTMALSGLISNVSRDIEGT; translated from the coding sequence ATGTTTGTAGAGAAAACCTCTCTTAGAAAATGTTATTTTCTTGTTTTATTTTCACTTATTTCTTATGGTCTTATTGTATTTTATACATCTTCATTTTTTTTAAGTTTGGAACTTACAGGGGATCCTAATTTTTTATTTTTAATGCGTCTTAAGTATCTTGTTTTAAGTTTGATTGTGTTTTTTATTTTTGATAAGATTTCTTTAGATTTTTTAAAAAAAATAGTTTTTGTTATATTGTGTATAACTTTTGCATTAGTTTTAGCGACTTTTTTTTCTCCTAGTGTTTCTGGAGCACAAAGATGGATATTTTTTAAAGGTATCAGTATTCAGCCATCAGAAATCTTTAAGGTTTCTTTTACAATTTATCTTGCAAATTATTTGAGTAAGTTTAAATTAAAAGCAAATAATTATATTTCTTATTGGCTTAAACCTATGTTAATTTTTGGTATTTTTTGGTTGCTTATAATTTTACAAAATGATTATTCAACAGCTATTTATTTTGCTATTCTTTTTTTTATTGTTTTGTTTATTGCTGGAATGTCATTAGGATACATTTTTGCTATTTTGTTTACTTTTATTCCAATTGCTATGCTGTTTTTATTATTTGAACCTTATAGGGTTGCAAGAATTTTTGCATTTTTAAATCCTTATGATGATCCTTTGGGAAAGGGATATCAAATAATATCGTCACTTAATGCTTTAAAGAGTGGTGGTCTTTTAGGTAAGGGGCTTGGAATGGGTGAGATGAAGCTTGGAAGACTTCCTGAGGCTAATTCTGATTTTATTTTTTCTGTACTTGGAGAAGAATTAGGGTTTTTTGGAATTTTTTTTGCTATTGTATTGTTTTTTTTATTTTTTTATTTTGGATATTTTGTTGCCATTCATGCTAAAACCAAGTTTAAATTTTTTCTTGCGTTTATTTCAAGTCTTGCAATCTTTCTTCAAAGTATCATGAATATTTTGATTGCAATTGGACTTTTGCCCCCTACAGGTATAAATTTGCCATTTTTTTCATCAGGTGGTTCTTCTATTGTTGTTACGATGGCACTCTCTGGTCTTATTTCAAATGTCTCAAGAGATATTGAGGGTACATAG
- the dprA gene encoding DNA-processing protein DprA: protein MCKLLYVDNLKFLKSKEKLRIFNNFDFNELCKLSLRDISSYLSRDFKKIHKLPDLKLIELQQKIINKTGTKVVVLGSKDYPFKLERIYDPPFVIYYKGNLPDSNSVSWAVVGSRQISTFLANKIKELSSHLARNNIEIISGFAVGADIAAHIGALIEKKRTYAVIATDIDNIYPKQNRKYVARLLENGGGILTETLPYEKIQNYFFAKRNRIVAGLANAVFVTCAPKKSGALITAELGLDVGLDVYVYDVNYSGDGSRDLYDSGALEIKSVPDLYKVLNVEYNKLEIVDDMDSCCIGGDISSMLISELLNEISK, encoded by the coding sequence ATGTGCAAATTACTTTATGTTGATAATTTAAAATTTTTAAAGAGCAAAGAAAAGCTTAGGATTTTTAATAATTTTGATTTCAATGAACTTTGTAAATTAAGTTTAAGAGATATTTCTAGTTATTTATCTAGAGATTTTAAAAAAATCCATAAGCTTCCAGACCTAAAATTAATAGAGTTGCAACAAAAAATTATTAATAAGACGGGTACAAAGGTTGTAGTTCTTGGGTCTAAAGATTATCCTTTCAAATTAGAGAGAATCTATGATCCTCCATTTGTCATTTATTATAAAGGGAATCTTCCAGATTCTAATTCTGTATCTTGGGCTGTTGTTGGGTCAAGACAGATTAGTACTTTTTTGGCAAATAAAATTAAAGAGTTGTCATCTCATCTTGCTAGGAATAATATCGAGATAATATCTGGATTTGCAGTAGGTGCTGATATTGCGGCTCATATTGGTGCACTTATTGAAAAAAAGAGGACATATGCAGTTATTGCGACAGATATTGATAATATTTATCCAAAGCAAAATAGAAAATATGTTGCTCGTCTTTTAGAAAATGGTGGAGGTATTCTGACTGAGACTTTGCCTTATGAGAAGATACAAAATTATTTTTTTGCAAAAAGAAATAGGATAGTGGCTGGTCTTGCAAATGCTGTTTTTGTTACTTGTGCACCAAAAAAGTCAGGTGCTTTAATTACTGCTGAACTTGGACTTGATGTTGGTCTTGATGTTTATGTTTATGATGTTAATTATTCTGGTGATGGTTCTAGGGATTTATATGATTCTGGAGCCTTAGAAATAAAATCAGTACCAGATCTTTATAAGGTTTTAAATGTTGAGTATAATAAGCTTGAAATTGTTGATGATATGGATAGTTGTTGTATAGGTGGAGATATATCTAGTATGCTTATTAGTGAGTTATTGAATGAAATATCTAAATAG
- a CDS encoding cell division protein FtsQ/DivIB, with product MGIYRKILIIYIYVIISFILLEIIFIIFISPYFLIRYISFNDDIHISKEDILSISGIKPNTYYYNADISIYEKNIMKDLRVKNVKIKLKFPNMISINIERRVPVATAYENINGSFVYYFIASDGVILEKSKDLIYDLPIISGLNLTGIEVGDFLEDGMLTIIKNLNYVKINQNTLYNLISEINFLKLNFYDYKIILYIKNIYNKILIRMDMDLISVMHKVFMISNLLKEGFDIVDLRSGDIILLGEN from the coding sequence ATGGGGATTTATAGAAAAATTTTAATTATTTATATTTATGTAATAATATCTTTTATATTACTTGAAATTATTTTTATTATTTTTATTTCTCCTTATTTTTTAATTAGGTATATTAGTTTCAATGATGACATTCATATTTCTAAGGAAGATATATTAAGTATTTCAGGAATTAAGCCTAATACTTATTATTATAATGCTGATATTAGTATTTATGAGAAGAATATTATGAAGGATTTAAGAGTAAAGAATGTGAAGATAAAACTTAAATTTCCTAATATGATTAGCATCAATATTGAGAGAAGAGTTCCTGTGGCTACTGCTTATGAGAATATTAATGGTAGTTTTGTCTATTATTTTATTGCCTCAGATGGTGTTATTTTAGAGAAATCTAAAGATTTGATTTATGATTTGCCTATAATTAGCGGATTGAATTTAACTGGCATTGAAGTTGGTGATTTTTTAGAGGATGGGATGTTAACTATTATAAAGAACCTTAACTATGTTAAAATAAATCAAAATACTTTGTATAATTTAATATCAGAAATTAATTTTTTGAAGTTGAATTTCTATGATTACAAGATTATTTTGTATATAAAGAATATATATAATAAGATATTGATAAGAATGGATATGGATTTAATAAGTGTAATGCATAAGGTATTCATGATATCTAATTTACTTAAGGAAGGATTTGATATTGTTGATTTAAGAAGTGGTGATATCATTTTGTTAGGAGAGAATTAG
- the hslU gene encoding HslU--HslV peptidase ATPase subunit, which translates to MNKIEDQSIVPREIVAELDKYIIGQSEAKKLVSIALVNRYIRSKLPKEIRDDVMPKNIIMVGSTGVGKTEIARRLSKFIKAPFIKVEATKYTEVGYVGRDVESMIRDLMSIAVNMVREEMYDSVKEEASKRAEDRIIDKLLKNSENSENDNITDEEKRVRDKLRDKFRKQLRKGELDENLIDVYVSGKMPVSTIEIFSGGNLEEIDMSIGGLINNIFDRKKRRELKIKKAREIIISEELEKLVDYENIVDIAKSRVENMGIVFIDEIDKIVTKNRTGNDVSREGVQRDILPIVEGSKVNTRYGIVDTSHILFIAAGAFNLSKPSDLIPELQGRFPIKVELTSLSIDDFKNILKCTKNSLIKQYIAMFKVYNLTLTFTEEAIDRIAELTFNMNFEGENLGARRLHGVMEKILADLFFEAPGSKLKKIEINLDYVDEKIKINEQKDLNYYII; encoded by the coding sequence ATGAATAAGATTGAGGATCAAAGTATAGTACCTAGAGAAATTGTTGCAGAATTGGATAAGTATATAATAGGACAGTCAGAAGCAAAGAAATTGGTTTCAATTGCTCTTGTTAATAGGTATATAAGGTCTAAACTTCCTAAAGAAATAAGAGACGATGTTATGCCTAAAAATATTATTATGGTTGGGTCAACTGGAGTTGGGAAAACTGAAATTGCAAGAAGACTTTCAAAGTTTATTAAGGCTCCTTTTATTAAAGTTGAGGCTACTAAATATACTGAGGTAGGTTATGTTGGTCGTGATGTTGAATCTATGATTCGTGATCTAATGAGTATTGCAGTTAATATGGTAAGAGAAGAGATGTATGATTCTGTTAAAGAAGAAGCAAGTAAGCGTGCTGAGGATAGAATCATTGATAAACTTTTAAAAAATTCTGAGAATTCTGAGAATGATAATATTACTGATGAAGAGAAGAGAGTTCGTGATAAATTGAGAGATAAGTTTAGAAAACAGTTAAGAAAAGGTGAGCTTGATGAGAATCTTATCGATGTTTATGTTTCGGGTAAGATGCCTGTTTCTACTATAGAAATATTTTCAGGTGGTAATTTAGAAGAGATTGATATGAGTATTGGGGGTCTTATTAATAATATCTTTGATAGAAAAAAGAGAAGAGAGTTAAAAATAAAAAAAGCTAGAGAGATAATTATATCTGAGGAGCTTGAAAAATTAGTTGATTATGAAAATATTGTAGATATTGCTAAATCACGGGTTGAAAATATGGGTATTGTTTTTATTGATGAGATAGATAAAATAGTTACTAAAAATAGAACTGGAAATGATGTATCTAGAGAAGGTGTGCAGAGAGATATTTTGCCAATTGTTGAAGGATCTAAAGTTAATACTAGGTATGGAATAGTTGATACTTCTCATATTTTGTTCATTGCTGCTGGTGCATTTAATTTATCTAAACCATCTGATTTAATACCAGAGCTTCAAGGTAGGTTTCCAATTAAAGTTGAACTTACAAGTTTGAGTATAGATGATTTTAAAAATATTTTAAAGTGTACTAAAAATTCTTTGATAAAACAGTACATTGCGATGTTTAAAGTTTATAATTTAACCTTAACATTTACTGAAGAGGCAATTGATAGGATTGCTGAACTTACATTTAATATGAATTTTGAGGGAGAAAATCTTGGTGCACGGAGATTGCATGGAGTTATGGAAAAAATCCTTGCCGATCTTTTTTTTGAAGCACCTGGTAGTAAGTTGAAAAAAATTGAAATAAATTTGGACTATGTTGATGAAAAAATAAAAATTAACGAACAAAAAGACTTAAATTATTATATAATATAG
- the ftsZ gene encoding cell division protein FtsZ, protein MKDYNIIDSHSKRFDSATNPTVLKVIGAGGGGSNAVNRMIEYGVRDVEFIVANTDLQALQTSIAPIKIALGAKVTAGLGAGGRPEIGQAAAEEDIDVIKNHLAGADMVFITAGMGGGTGTGAAPVIAQVAKELGILTVGVVTKPFKFEGPKKMRLAEQGINNLRKSVDTLIIIPNQKLLTVVDKRTTIKDAFKRADDVLRMGVQGIAGLIIEHGEVNIDFADVKSIMQGQGDALMGIGYGKGENRAVDAATSAISNPLLEEVRIEGSKGLLVNITGGEDFSLLELEEIMGIITASVDDEATVIYGHAINSNLDDEIYVTVVATGFSAKKQKDLSGVVENNTLSSKEFDSLMSGSQDASGVTYGANDNFIAKSKNVNYFEDDIDVPTFLRNLNKKNGDN, encoded by the coding sequence ATGAAAGATTATAATATTATTGATAGTCATTCAAAAAGGTTTGATTCTGCTACAAATCCTACGGTTCTTAAAGTAATTGGTGCAGGCGGTGGTGGTAGTAATGCTGTCAATCGTATGATTGAATATGGAGTAAGAGATGTTGAATTTATTGTAGCAAATACTGATCTTCAGGCTCTTCAAACGTCTATTGCTCCCATCAAGATTGCTCTTGGTGCTAAAGTTACAGCAGGTCTTGGGGCTGGTGGTAGACCAGAAATTGGACAGGCTGCAGCAGAAGAAGACATTGATGTTATTAAAAATCATTTAGCAGGTGCTGATATGGTATTTATTACTGCTGGAATGGGAGGAGGAACAGGAACAGGTGCTGCTCCTGTTATTGCTCAAGTTGCTAAGGAACTTGGGATTTTGACAGTTGGAGTTGTTACTAAGCCTTTTAAATTTGAGGGACCTAAAAAGATGCGACTTGCTGAGCAAGGAATAAATAATTTAAGAAAATCTGTTGATACTTTGATCATTATTCCAAATCAAAAGCTTTTAACAGTTGTTGATAAACGAACTACGATTAAGGATGCATTTAAGAGAGCTGATGATGTACTTAGAATGGGTGTACAGGGAATTGCAGGTCTTATTATTGAACATGGAGAAGTCAATATTGATTTTGCTGATGTTAAGAGTATTATGCAAGGGCAAGGAGATGCTTTAATGGGTATTGGTTATGGCAAGGGTGAGAATAGGGCAGTTGATGCTGCTACTTCTGCTATTAGTAATCCTTTACTTGAGGAAGTTAGAATAGAAGGTTCTAAGGGTCTTCTTGTTAATATAACTGGGGGTGAAGATTTTTCATTGCTTGAACTTGAAGAGATTATGGGAATTATTACTGCTAGTGTTGATGATGAGGCTACTGTAATATATGGACATGCAATTAATTCAAATCTGGATGATGAGATTTATGTTACAGTTGTTGCTACTGGATTTTCTGCTAAAAAACAAAAAGACCTATCTGGAGTTGTTGAGAATAATACTTTAAGTTCAAAAGAATTTGATAGTTTAATGTCAGGTAGTCAAGATGCTTCTGGGGTGACTTATGGGGCTAATGATAATTTTATAGCAAAATCAAAAAATGTGAATTATTTTGAAGATGATATTGATGTTCCCACATTTCTTAGAAATTTAAATAAGAAAAATGGCGACAATTGA
- the fliE gene encoding flagellar hook-basal body complex protein FliE: MKVDSFFTDSNVYLIRKNPLHFDKSFSDFSVKSEKQAGTFRELFLNLISNVNNSQLDMYKVSQQAILHPDSVDVHDVVISMAKANMNLSITKAVVEKSIKAYQDVINIR; encoded by the coding sequence ATGAAAGTAGATTCTTTTTTTACAGATAGTAATGTTTATTTAATTCGTAAAAATCCTTTGCATTTTGATAAAAGTTTTTCTGATTTTAGTGTTAAGAGTGAAAAACAAGCAGGAACCTTTAGAGAACTTTTTTTAAATTTGATATCTAATGTTAATAATAGTCAGTTGGATATGTATAAAGTATCACAGCAAGCTATTTTGCATCCAGATAGTGTTGATGTTCATGATGTTGTAATATCAATGGCTAAAGCTAATATGAATTTAAGTATTACAAAAGCTGTTGTTGAGAAAAGCATAAAGGCTTATCAAGATGTAATCAATATTCGTTAA
- the flgC gene encoding flagellar basal body rod protein FlgC produces MGLFSSINTASTGLTAQRLRLDVIANNIANVETTRTADGGAYRRERIIFAPRVVSPYWKGPFVPDYLDNGVGQGVRVSGIEKDKSPLKLQYDPTHPDAIKSGELKGYVEFPNVNVVEEMVDMISASRAYEANSSVINSSKSMFRSALSILQN; encoded by the coding sequence ATGGGATTATTTTCAAGTATTAATACTGCTTCGACAGGTTTGACAGCTCAAAGATTAAGACTCGATGTTATTGCAAATAATATTGCAAATGTGGAAACTACCAGGACTGCTGATGGGGGAGCTTATAGACGAGAGAGAATAATTTTTGCTCCTAGAGTTGTAAGTCCATATTGGAAGGGGCCTTTTGTTCCTGATTATCTTGATAATGGAGTTGGACAAGGCGTCAGAGTTTCTGGTATTGAAAAAGACAAGTCTCCTTTAAAGCTACAATATGATCCAACTCATCCTGATGCAATAAAATCTGGAGAGTTGAAAGGTTATGTGGAATTTCCTAATGTAAATGTGGTTGAAGAAATGGTAGATATGATTTCTGCTTCTCGTGCTTATGAAGCAAATTCTTCTGTAATTAATAGTAGTAAATCAATGTTTAGGAGTGCATTATCAATACTTCAAAATTAA
- a CDS encoding tetratricopeptide repeat protein, producing MKRCVSVFLLLWVSCGDGAKEKSNLGLRIREVELSGGGSLEKVEVYKEFIDREEKNVLKIINSIDKKARFFILIGLELIKLGQYLPAIEYLNKNLEYGPDNHLSHFYIGVSSYNLAKGMQTQDKIEEYFTLAENSFLKSISLKDDFKEAIFALSTMYVYDLDKQLEAKGYLSKLEFMGENYFEFLMLRGANYYSLGDFNNALLFYNKAKSKASTQEQIEGVSKIINDFK from the coding sequence ATGAAGAGATGTGTATCGGTATTTTTGTTACTATGGGTTTCTTGTGGTGATGGAGCTAAAGAAAAATCAAATCTTGGACTTAGAATCAGAGAAGTGGAATTATCTGGTGGTGGTTCATTAGAAAAGGTAGAAGTTTATAAAGAATTTATTGATAGGGAAGAAAAAAATGTTTTAAAAATAATAAATTCTATTGATAAGAAGGCCAGGTTTTTTATCTTAATTGGTCTTGAGCTTATTAAGCTTGGTCAATATTTGCCTGCTATTGAATATTTAAATAAAAATTTAGAGTATGGACCCGATAATCATTTGTCTCATTTTTATATAGGTGTTTCTTCTTATAATTTAGCTAAGGGAATGCAAACTCAAGACAAGATAGAGGAGTATTTTACTCTTGCTGAAAATTCTTTTTTAAAATCGATATCTCTTAAAGATGATTTTAAGGAAGCAATTTTTGCTCTCTCTACTATGTATGTTTATGATCTTGATAAGCAATTAGAAGCTAAAGGTTATTTAAGTAAACTTGAATTTATGGGAGAAAATTATTTTGAGTTTTTGATGTTAAGAGGTGCAAATTATTATTCTCTTGGTGATTTTAATAATGCTTTATTATTTTATAATAAAGCAAAAAGTAAGGCTTCAACTCAAGAACAGATAGAGGGAGTTAGTAAAATAATAAATGATTTTAAGTAG
- the ftsA gene encoding cell division protein FtsA, translated as MSRDLIVGLDVGTSKICTVVAEVNLNNQLEIVGIGTSISRGVRKGVLINIEAALDSISNSIEAAELISGCDIATLSVSMSGSSIEGTNSRGVVAINSKTREIGDEDVERVIEAAKAIVIPMDREILHVIPQEFIVDGIPHIKNPIDMMGIRLEGEVHIITGSSSSSQNLVRCVNRAGFSVDEVVLGSLASSYATLSKEEREMGVLFIDMGKGTTDIILYVDGSPYYTGVIPIGANRVTLDIAQVWKVPEDVAENIKITAGVAHISALETQMESVIIPNLGTRPPQEKSRKELAIIISSRLSEIFEMIKAEIVKRGLYNKINGGIVLTGGGVLFPGISNLTEEIFKYPSRIGFPMNINGVGEEYIDPKFSSALGLVLYKHEQQKFNKLKKGNNKSKRQGKISSKLKGWFLKEWF; from the coding sequence GTGTCTAGGGATTTGATAGTAGGATTGGATGTTGGAACTTCAAAAATTTGTACTGTTGTAGCTGAGGTAAATTTGAACAATCAATTGGAGATAGTTGGAATAGGCACTAGCATTTCAAGGGGTGTTAGAAAAGGAGTCCTTATAAATATTGAGGCAGCTCTTGATTCGATATCGAATTCTATTGAGGCTGCTGAGCTTATTTCTGGGTGTGATATTGCTACTCTTTCTGTTTCTATGTCAGGTAGTAGCATTGAGGGTACTAATTCTCGTGGAGTTGTAGCAATAAATTCAAAGACCAGGGAAATTGGTGATGAAGATGTTGAACGTGTTATTGAGGCTGCTAAGGCAATTGTAATTCCAATGGATAGAGAAATTTTACATGTAATTCCTCAAGAGTTTATTGTGGATGGAATCCCTCATATAAAAAATCCAATAGATATGATGGGAATTCGTCTTGAAGGTGAAGTACATATTATTACAGGATCTAGTTCTTCAAGTCAGAATTTAGTTAGATGTGTAAATAGAGCAGGATTTTCTGTTGATGAGGTTGTTCTTGGAAGTTTGGCTTCATCTTATGCTACCTTATCTAAAGAGGAGCGTGAAATGGGAGTTTTGTTTATTGATATGGGAAAAGGTACAACCGATATCATTCTTTATGTTGATGGTTCTCCTTATTATACAGGAGTAATTCCTATAGGTGCAAATAGAGTGACTCTTGATATTGCACAAGTTTGGAAAGTTCCCGAAGATGTTGCTGAGAATATTAAAATAACAGCTGGAGTTGCCCATATTTCTGCTCTTGAGACTCAAATGGAAAGTGTTATTATACCTAATCTTGGAACTAGACCACCTCAAGAAAAGAGTAGAAAAGAGTTGGCTATAATTATTAGTTCGAGATTAAGTGAAATCTTTGAGATGATAAAAGCCGAAATAGTTAAGAGGGGACTTTATAATAAGATTAATGGAGGGATTGTTTTGACTGGAGGGGGAGTTTTGTTTCCTGGTATTTCTAATTTGACAGAAGAAATATTTAAGTATCCATCAAGAATAGGGTTTCCAATGAATATTAATGGGGTTGGGGAAGAGTATATTGATCCTAAATTTTCTTCAGCTCTTGGTCTTGTTTTGTATAAACATGAGCAACAAAAATTTAATAAGTTGAAAAAAGGAAATAATAAATCTAAAAGACAAGGTAAAATATCTTCAAAATTGAAAGGTTGGTTTTTGAAGGAGTGGTTTTGA